Proteins from a genomic interval of Salvelinus alpinus chromosome 7, SLU_Salpinus.1, whole genome shotgun sequence:
- the lcmt1 gene encoding leucine carboxyl methyltransferase 1 isoform X2, with protein MERFYGAMSLRGRGIQGWSLYATSKGYWTDPYVQYFVRSVGERKAPEINRGYYARVQGMNYLLDAFLRKTKCDCQIVNLGAGLDTTFWRLKDENLMPRKYFEVDFPMIAARKIHNIKTKPPLSKPLIETHSTDSLLLDGHSLDSDRYCIIGADLRDIPGLDDKLKKFHLNPELPTLFLSECVLVYMTPDQSSKLVNWASVTFHTAMFVNYEQVNMLDRFGQVMIENLQRRQCNLAGVEVCQSLESQKERFLKTGWENADALDMMTVYSVIPQDDVARIERLEFLDEKELLQQLLQHYSICWATKDKLKLGLSQVAF; from the exons ATGGAGAGGTTTTATGGAGCCATGTCTCTGAGAGGCAGAGGAATTCAAGGTTGGAGTCT ATATGCAACCAGTAAAGGCTACTGGACGGACCCCTATGTCCAGTATTTTGTGAGGTCGGTAGGGGAACGAAAAGCTCCAGAAATTAACAGAG GCTACTATGCCCGCGTGCAGGGAATGAACTACCTCCTGGATGCCTTCCTCAGGAAAACAAAGTGTGACTGTCAGATAGTGAACCTGGGGGCAGGGCTGGACACCACTTTCTGGAGGCTAAAG GATGAAAACCTCATGCCTAGAAAATATTTTGAAGTTGACTTTCCAATGATTGCTGCCAGGAAAATACACAACATAAA GACAAAACCACCACTGTCAAAACCTCTCATTGAGACCCACTCCACAGACTCACTATTACTAG ATGGCCACAGTCTAGACTCAGACAGGTACTGCATCATCGGTGCTGACCTCAGGGACATCCCAGGCCTAGATGACAAACTGAAGAAGTTCCACCTCAACCCAGA GTTGCCTACGTTGTTCCTGTCAGAGTGTGTGCTGGTCTACATGACTCCAGATCAGTCATCCAAGCTGGTGAACTGGGCCTCAGTCACCTTCCACACAGCCATGTTCGTCAACTATGAGCAG gtGAACATGCTGGATCGTTTTGGCCAGGTGATGATTGAGAATCTGCAGCGTCGTCAGTGTAATCTGGCAGGAGTGGAGGTGTGTCAGTCACTGGAATCGCAG AAGGAGCGCTTCCTAAAGACGGGCTGGGAGAATGCAGATGCTCTGGACATGATGACTGTGTACAGTGTTATACCTCAGGATGATGTGGCAAG AATAGAGCGTCTGGAATTTCTGGATGAGAAGGAACTTCTGCAGCAGCTCCTCCAACATTACAGTATCTGCTGGGCCACCAAGGACAAGCTCAAGCTAG GACTCTCACAAGTTGCTTTCTGA
- the lcmt1 gene encoding leucine carboxyl methyltransferase 1 isoform X1: MAARQPFTDLDTADEAVRSTCDDATTCKRYATSKGYWTDPYVQYFVRSVGERKAPEINRGYYARVQGMNYLLDAFLRKTKCDCQIVNLGAGLDTTFWRLKDENLMPRKYFEVDFPMIAARKIHNIKTKPPLSKPLIETHSTDSLLLDGHSLDSDRYCIIGADLRDIPGLDDKLKKFHLNPELPTLFLSECVLVYMTPDQSSKLVNWASVTFHTAMFVNYEQVNMLDRFGQVMIENLQRRQCNLAGVEVCQSLESQKERFLKTGWENADALDMMTVYSVIPQDDVARIERLEFLDEKELLQQLLQHYSICWATKDKLKLGLSQVAF; this comes from the exons ATGGCTGCCCGACAACCCTTCACAGATTTAGACACTGCCGACGAAGCAGTGAGGTCGACTTGTGACGATGCAACGACATgcaaaag ATATGCAACCAGTAAAGGCTACTGGACGGACCCCTATGTCCAGTATTTTGTGAGGTCGGTAGGGGAACGAAAAGCTCCAGAAATTAACAGAG GCTACTATGCCCGCGTGCAGGGAATGAACTACCTCCTGGATGCCTTCCTCAGGAAAACAAAGTGTGACTGTCAGATAGTGAACCTGGGGGCAGGGCTGGACACCACTTTCTGGAGGCTAAAG GATGAAAACCTCATGCCTAGAAAATATTTTGAAGTTGACTTTCCAATGATTGCTGCCAGGAAAATACACAACATAAA GACAAAACCACCACTGTCAAAACCTCTCATTGAGACCCACTCCACAGACTCACTATTACTAG ATGGCCACAGTCTAGACTCAGACAGGTACTGCATCATCGGTGCTGACCTCAGGGACATCCCAGGCCTAGATGACAAACTGAAGAAGTTCCACCTCAACCCAGA GTTGCCTACGTTGTTCCTGTCAGAGTGTGTGCTGGTCTACATGACTCCAGATCAGTCATCCAAGCTGGTGAACTGGGCCTCAGTCACCTTCCACACAGCCATGTTCGTCAACTATGAGCAG gtGAACATGCTGGATCGTTTTGGCCAGGTGATGATTGAGAATCTGCAGCGTCGTCAGTGTAATCTGGCAGGAGTGGAGGTGTGTCAGTCACTGGAATCGCAG AAGGAGCGCTTCCTAAAGACGGGCTGGGAGAATGCAGATGCTCTGGACATGATGACTGTGTACAGTGTTATACCTCAGGATGATGTGGCAAG AATAGAGCGTCTGGAATTTCTGGATGAGAAGGAACTTCTGCAGCAGCTCCTCCAACATTACAGTATCTGCTGGGCCACCAAGGACAAGCTCAAGCTAG GACTCTCACAAGTTGCTTTCTGA